A genomic window from Luteolibacter sp. LG18 includes:
- a CDS encoding LamG-like jellyroll fold domain-containing protein — translation MKTLRLLSSWIVLLAAVSPASAGMISRYGFDDAANPGANSGSAAIGWSAFSGVTRSATHKFGGGSGSFVRGTSQAVTGSLSGTAARTNRFTLSMHVYANMGSSTLDSWPDFVSIGNPSGYARFVIEATGPGGGIALYKFSSATATDGYALGTITSNAWHHLGIVADGVSVTLYVDGVASGSPIPHTASEAISAVTLASRYGSTSRGITTLLDDVAFFDEALDAKQMAWLAWNPGQAEVPRYTSYADWALQIPYASRRGGWVDQDGDGATNLAEYFFGTSPVAAGGMSSAAAGASAGGMVVRWLQLESGAGYQLERSSALQGDWTPVGDVTPSRDLETSAPLGYLAMKAEVPLDTGRGFFRVRASAVAAPGAPVASEVPDLPSTAEAVMMEDWSSGGVDAGRWYIPRKMWGQGNNGVTPANVRVEDDSVWGANRPVLVCQANGDLYDGAVTGYGGAKSRVGGMVVTRAFHASGRYEVDMKIGGTAALAGGPADPMRPAGAIPAVWVYGYRYVAVSSNVDSFHPETPLYNPLMKVYGTANEYWSEIDFPEFGQAGNFDNGLYNTFLQTKNQTRTFSVTPMIDGQYHTLTTDWHTTLVPIAGVTDAQVIESGGFYWVQDKAIGFNSYYGNPLKRLGPNSYAVYMGSRADHYLDGKKVAENLLYVPSMAAQLTLGVWLPGWGGAATWKQSTVSFSGVRIWQFHDPGDVRGVITANITNNY, via the coding sequence ATGAAAACCCTTCGCCTGCTGTCGTCGTGGATCGTTCTCCTGGCCGCCGTTTCTCCGGCGTCGGCCGGGATGATCTCCCGCTATGGCTTCGATGATGCCGCCAATCCCGGCGCGAACAGCGGCTCGGCCGCCATCGGCTGGAGTGCGTTCAGCGGGGTCACCCGCAGCGCGACCCACAAGTTCGGGGGCGGCTCCGGCAGCTTCGTGCGCGGCACCTCGCAGGCGGTGACCGGTTCGCTGTCGGGCACCGCGGCGAGGACGAACCGCTTCACGCTATCGATGCACGTCTACGCCAACATGGGCAGCTCGACGCTCGACAGTTGGCCGGACTTCGTGTCGATCGGGAATCCGTCGGGCTACGCGCGGTTCGTGATCGAGGCCACCGGCCCCGGCGGCGGGATCGCGCTCTACAAGTTCAGCTCGGCCACCGCCACCGATGGCTATGCGCTGGGCACGATCACCAGCAACGCGTGGCATCACCTCGGAATCGTGGCGGATGGGGTCAGCGTGACGCTCTACGTGGATGGCGTCGCCAGCGGCAGCCCCATTCCCCACACCGCGTCGGAGGCCATTTCCGCGGTGACGTTGGCCTCGCGCTACGGTTCCACCTCGCGCGGTATCACCACCTTGCTCGATGACGTGGCATTCTTCGATGAGGCGCTCGATGCAAAGCAGATGGCCTGGCTGGCATGGAATCCGGGGCAGGCCGAGGTGCCGCGCTATACCAGCTACGCCGATTGGGCGCTCCAGATCCCCTACGCCTCCCGCCGGGGTGGCTGGGTGGATCAGGATGGCGACGGGGCCACCAACCTCGCGGAGTATTTTTTCGGAACCTCTCCGGTGGCGGCGGGCGGGATGTCCTCCGCCGCCGCTGGTGCTTCCGCCGGGGGGATGGTGGTCCGCTGGCTCCAGTTGGAGTCCGGGGCGGGCTATCAATTGGAACGCAGCAGCGCGCTCCAGGGGGATTGGACGCCGGTGGGTGATGTGACGCCTTCACGGGATTTGGAAACGTCCGCGCCGCTCGGTTACCTCGCGATGAAGGCGGAGGTGCCGTTGGATACGGGGCGCGGGTTCTTCCGGGTGCGGGCTTCGGCTGTGGCCGCGCCGGGGGCACCGGTGGCCAGCGAGGTGCCAGATCTCCCTTCCACCGCGGAGGCGGTGATGATGGAGGATTGGAGCAGCGGTGGAGTCGATGCCGGGCGCTGGTACATCCCGCGGAAAATGTGGGGGCAGGGGAATAATGGTGTCACGCCCGCCAACGTCCGCGTGGAGGACGATAGCGTGTGGGGCGCGAACCGCCCGGTGCTGGTCTGCCAGGCCAACGGCGATCTCTATGACGGCGCGGTGACCGGCTATGGCGGCGCGAAGTCGCGCGTCGGCGGCATGGTCGTGACCCGTGCGTTCCATGCCTCGGGCCGCTACGAGGTGGACATGAAGATCGGCGGCACCGCGGCCCTCGCCGGTGGTCCGGCCGATCCGATGCGTCCTGCCGGGGCGATCCCCGCGGTGTGGGTCTACGGCTACCGCTACGTGGCCGTCAGTTCGAACGTCGATTCATTCCATCCGGAGACGCCGCTCTACAACCCGCTGATGAAGGTCTACGGCACGGCCAACGAATACTGGTCGGAGATCGATTTTCCGGAGTTCGGCCAAGCGGGGAACTTCGACAACGGGCTCTACAACACCTTCCTCCAGACCAAGAATCAAACGCGGACGTTCAGCGTCACGCCGATGATCGATGGCCAGTATCACACGCTGACCACCGACTGGCACACCACGCTGGTGCCCATCGCGGGAGTGACCGATGCCCAGGTGATCGAGTCCGGTGGCTTTTACTGGGTCCAGGACAAGGCCATCGGCTTCAATTCCTACTACGGCAATCCGCTGAAACGCCTCGGGCCGAACAGCTACGCCGTCTACATGGGCAGCCGCGCCGACCACTACCTGGATGGCAAGAAGGTCGCGGAAAACCTGCTCTACGTCCCGTCGATGGCCGCGCAGCTCACGCTCGGCGTCTGGCTGCCCGGCTGGGGTGGGGCGGCAACGTGGAAACAAAGCACGGTGTCATTCTCCGGAGTCCGCATCTGGCAATTCCACGACCCGGGGGATGTCCGCGGCGTGATCACCGCCAACATCACGAACAACTACTAG
- a CDS encoding Amuc_1099 family pilus-like system protein, which yields MSWISQNYEKASIGAGVVVAAGLAFLGWSKVGAVKDDFNASTKGAGKTGTAVEGAEKIPAAISSLGQKRAWTAAIVDERPVDLFVGLPLFIKKDAPDKLIDLLKDAPVHAPIPNKWWIENRLDPGFADSPQRDPDKDGFSNAEEYEAKTDPNKSESHPDLVAKLKYVRDESVQWLLDPGMEMDAGAFSIRYFDNKGGQNRAGATTPVKDGDMFFSNGVMANRFKLLKSEKVKEENPSTHSMEDKTYLTFEDQKSNKKGDTYRIPNNIPEGRKKDFYHYDRTAVLTLEAIGKNGEEFKIEEKTKFALPAGGAKKEYTLKKVTPEGIEVEYTTPSGETKTVPIPKG from the coding sequence ATGTCCTGGATTTCCCAAAATTACGAAAAAGCCTCCATCGGCGCCGGCGTCGTGGTCGCGGCCGGTCTCGCCTTCCTCGGATGGTCCAAGGTGGGCGCCGTGAAGGATGACTTCAACGCCTCCACCAAGGGCGCCGGCAAGACCGGCACCGCCGTGGAGGGTGCGGAGAAGATCCCCGCCGCGATCAGCTCGCTCGGCCAGAAGCGCGCCTGGACGGCGGCCATCGTCGATGAGCGCCCGGTCGACCTCTTCGTGGGTCTGCCGCTGTTCATCAAGAAGGACGCGCCCGACAAGCTGATCGACTTGCTCAAGGATGCCCCGGTGCACGCCCCGATCCCGAACAAGTGGTGGATCGAGAACCGTCTTGATCCGGGCTTCGCCGACTCCCCGCAGCGGGATCCCGACAAGGACGGCTTCAGCAACGCCGAGGAATACGAGGCCAAGACCGATCCGAACAAGTCCGAGTCCCACCCGGATCTCGTCGCGAAGCTGAAATACGTCCGCGACGAGTCAGTCCAGTGGCTGCTCGATCCGGGCATGGAGATGGATGCCGGAGCCTTCAGCATCCGCTACTTCGACAACAAGGGCGGCCAGAACCGCGCCGGGGCGACCACCCCGGTGAAGGATGGCGACATGTTCTTCAGCAATGGCGTGATGGCCAACCGCTTCAAGCTTCTCAAGTCCGAGAAGGTGAAGGAGGAGAACCCCAGCACCCACTCGATGGAGGACAAGACCTACCTCACCTTCGAGGACCAGAAGTCCAACAAGAAGGGCGACACCTACCGCATTCCGAACAACATCCCGGAAGGCCGGAAGAAGGACTTCTACCACTACGATCGCACGGCCGTGCTCACGCTCGAGGCCATCGGCAAGAACGGCGAGGAGTTCAAGATCGAGGAGAAGACCAAGTTTGCCCTCCCGGCGGGTGGCGCGAAAAAGGAATACACCCTCAAGAAAGTCACCCCGGAAGGAATCGAGGTCGAGTACACGACTCCGTCCGGTGAAACCAAAACCGTCCCGATTCCGAAAGGATGA
- a CDS encoding type I 3-dehydroquinate dehydratase gives MISNSLRLETGTPLTVGSFGDASALRESTPASVLAACDVAEIRLDLLAAGGLQPDRQLWEHLNGVPLLFTARRREEGGAMDSPPALRRSWLEAALSDAAAIDIEVASLAELADFLEILKDRQIPLVASYHDFEGTPTTPDLTDRLETARAAGAAVFKAAARVQGPADITALATFQQADHGLPKALMGMGPLAPVSRLLCAQLGSVLNYGYLGTTPTAPGQWSAARLKDGIQSLASI, from the coding sequence ATGATTTCCAACAGCCTCCGCCTCGAAACCGGGACCCCGCTGACTGTCGGCAGCTTCGGCGACGCCTCCGCGCTGCGGGAAAGCACCCCGGCCTCGGTGCTCGCGGCCTGCGACGTGGCGGAGATCCGGCTCGACCTGCTGGCCGCGGGAGGACTGCAACCCGATCGGCAACTTTGGGAGCACCTGAATGGCGTGCCACTTCTGTTCACCGCGCGCCGCCGCGAGGAGGGGGGGGCCATGGACAGCCCCCCCGCCCTGCGCCGATCCTGGCTGGAAGCCGCCCTATCAGATGCCGCCGCCATCGACATCGAGGTCGCCAGCCTCGCTGAACTCGCTGATTTTCTGGAAATCCTGAAGGACCGGCAGATCCCGCTGGTGGCTTCCTATCACGATTTCGAAGGCACCCCGACCACGCCGGACCTCACCGACCGGCTGGAGACCGCGCGCGCCGCCGGAGCCGCCGTGTTCAAGGCCGCCGCCCGGGTCCAGGGCCCGGCGGACATCACCGCCCTCGCCACCTTCCAACAGGCCGACCACGGCCTGCCGAAGGCACTGATGGGCATGGGCCCGCTGGCCCCGGTGTCCCGCCTGCTCTGCGCCCAGCTCGGCTCGGTGCTGAACTACGGCTACCTCGGCACCACCCCCACCGCCCCCGGCCAATGGAGCGCGGCGCGGCTGAAGGATGGTATCCAATCGCTGGCCTCGATCTAA
- a CDS encoding Amuc_1100 family pilus-like protein has protein sequence MSWIKENPFVAVLGGVTVVGAGALLFLGTHFAGDYEKALTAYKDDSDVVAKAEKLNVYPTKTNAQAKSKAIEDYKSEIGKLQDAYRAFRPAEVKNIAPQEFTNNLKASSDKIRAAFTSANATLPESFFVGFENYKSSLAQEGATGILDYELGAFTNVFLALAKAGPKELKNVHRPLLAEESGGVFTDKEAIYRPMSLEVTFRGGEKAFREFGAALASSTDYYYVIRTVRVENDKLIGPVPGDAKFETAKAAGAGGASADPFAGFSLGGETAAPAGGDKAKPAAADSSKILQQVLGDEDVTVFVRLDVLRFLPAKDTSKL, from the coding sequence ATGAGTTGGATCAAGGAAAACCCTTTCGTCGCCGTGCTCGGCGGCGTCACCGTCGTTGGAGCGGGCGCCCTGTTGTTTCTGGGCACCCATTTCGCCGGCGACTATGAAAAAGCCCTCACCGCCTACAAGGACGACTCCGATGTCGTCGCCAAGGCCGAGAAGCTGAATGTCTACCCGACCAAGACGAACGCCCAGGCCAAGAGCAAGGCGATCGAAGATTACAAGTCCGAGATCGGCAAGCTGCAGGACGCCTACCGCGCGTTCCGCCCGGCCGAGGTGAAGAACATCGCCCCGCAGGAGTTCACGAACAACCTGAAGGCCTCCTCCGACAAGATCCGCGCGGCCTTCACGTCCGCCAACGCGACCCTGCCGGAATCCTTCTTCGTCGGCTTCGAGAACTACAAGAGCTCGCTCGCGCAGGAAGGCGCGACCGGAATCCTGGACTACGAGCTCGGCGCGTTCACCAACGTCTTTCTGGCCCTCGCCAAGGCGGGCCCGAAGGAGCTCAAGAACGTGCATCGCCCGCTCCTCGCCGAGGAAAGCGGCGGCGTCTTCACGGACAAGGAGGCCATCTACCGCCCGATGTCGCTGGAAGTGACCTTCCGCGGTGGCGAGAAGGCGTTCCGCGAGTTCGGTGCCGCCCTCGCCTCGTCCACGGATTACTACTATGTGATTCGTACCGTGCGCGTGGAGAACGACAAGCTCATCGGGCCGGTGCCGGGTGACGCGAAGTTCGAAACGGCGAAGGCCGCGGGCGCGGGTGGGGCTTCGGCCGATCCCTTCGCGGGCTTCTCGCTCGGCGGCGAAACCGCCGCCCCCGCCGGTGGCGACAAGGCCAAGCCGGCCGCCGCCGATTCCAGCAAGATCCTCCAGCAGGTGCTCGGGGATGAGGACGTGACCGTGTTCGTCCGTCTGGACGTGCTGCGGTTCCTCCCTGCCAAGGACACCTCGAAACTCTGA
- a CDS encoding LptF/LptG family permease translates to MPVSRDTLRRLLVPLLLALLGIGLFSWLVPAERLAVADQLAGFPDSDQTAHAARPYILSALCFLPAACGLLYAFAGTLARYMTRQFAGIFAICFLSLLTIWLLQDLQNNLSDFRGGKHLLHTLGVFYGTRLPFIIRELLPYALLLSLLFCLGKLSKSREIVAMIQTGRSLPRIVGPLILSGLVATALCMALNYHWAPIAEGTGDEILETAKAAAIKGGAGVEIKASNVLYRNPGKHRLWMVGTFPKNYEKGEPLLNVEVTTTRDDKTLETRLAASKAIWNPADRSWTFENAITGEFTPGLYPMFNSEPETVVKQGWSETPWQLIKPGLSPPFLGIPDLNSWLKANSGNEVTLNPAPYLTQWHYRWAQPVICLVTVLLAAPLGIHFSRRGSTGGVAMAVALSGALLFFTTMSLSFGEASIISPAAAAWLPNAAFALLGMYLFHRRMTGRPIYQSILKLFPGGN, encoded by the coding sequence ATGCCTGTTTCCCGTGACACCCTGCGGCGCCTATTGGTGCCCCTGCTGCTCGCCCTGCTGGGCATCGGCCTTTTCAGTTGGCTGGTGCCGGCGGAAAGGCTCGCCGTGGCCGACCAGCTCGCGGGCTTCCCGGATTCCGACCAGACCGCGCACGCCGCCCGGCCCTACATCCTCAGCGCGCTGTGCTTCCTCCCGGCCGCCTGCGGCCTGCTCTACGCGTTCGCGGGCACGCTGGCCCGCTACATGACCCGCCAGTTCGCGGGCATCTTCGCGATCTGTTTCCTCTCGCTGCTCACCATCTGGCTGCTCCAGGACCTGCAGAACAATCTCAGTGACTTCCGTGGCGGCAAGCACCTCCTCCACACGCTCGGGGTCTTCTACGGCACCCGCCTGCCCTTCATCATCCGCGAGCTGCTGCCCTACGCCCTGCTGCTTTCGCTGCTCTTCTGCCTCGGCAAGCTCTCGAAGAGCCGCGAGATCGTGGCGATGATCCAGACCGGGCGCAGCCTGCCGCGGATCGTCGGCCCGCTGATCCTATCCGGCCTGGTGGCCACAGCGCTGTGCATGGCCCTGAACTACCACTGGGCCCCGATCGCGGAAGGCACCGGCGACGAAATCCTCGAAACCGCCAAGGCCGCGGCGATCAAGGGCGGTGCCGGCGTCGAGATCAAGGCCAGCAACGTGCTCTACCGGAATCCGGGCAAGCACCGGCTGTGGATGGTCGGCACCTTCCCGAAGAACTACGAGAAGGGCGAGCCGCTGCTGAACGTCGAGGTCACCACCACCCGCGACGACAAGACCCTGGAAACCCGCCTCGCCGCCTCGAAGGCGATCTGGAACCCGGCCGACCGCTCCTGGACCTTTGAGAACGCCATCACCGGCGAGTTCACCCCGGGTCTCTATCCGATGTTCAACTCCGAGCCGGAAACGGTGGTGAAGCAGGGATGGAGCGAAACACCCTGGCAGCTCATCAAGCCGGGCCTGTCCCCGCCGTTCCTCGGCATCCCGGACCTCAACAGTTGGCTGAAGGCAAACAGCGGCAACGAGGTGACCCTGAACCCCGCCCCTTACCTGACGCAGTGGCACTATCGCTGGGCCCAACCCGTGATCTGCCTGGTCACGGTGCTGCTGGCCGCCCCGCTGGGCATCCATTTCTCTCGCCGCGGCTCCACCGGCGGGGTAGCGATGGCGGTCGCGCTGTCCGGCGCGCTGCTGTTCTTCACCACCATGAGCCTGAGCTTCGGCGAGGCCTCGATCATTTCCCCGGCCGCGGCCGCCTGGCTGCCGAACGCCGCCTTCGCGCTGCTCGGCATGTATCTGTTCCACCGCCGCATGACGGGCCGTCCGATCTACCAGTCCATCCTGAAGCTGTTCCCCGGCGGCAATTGA
- a CDS encoding Amuc_1101 family PilM-like pilus complex protein → MADNQTTVALNIGSQRISAAIFEPSKNGGLILKNFDSESVLADPGNEAIRASQTRTAIASLVQRLKLGKSKVRYAISGQSVFTRFVKLPPLQEDNIEQLVTFEAQQHVPFPINEVVWDYELLESAGEKEVVIVAIKGDALDEINRTVTDSGLSTAEVDVAPMALYNSFRASYGDLGEPVLVIDIGAKTSNLLYIEGGRFFTRSIAIGGVAITSAIAKEYGVSFAEAENQKVSNGLVALGGGHTEQLDESVAALAMAIRNALTRLPAEIARTTNYYRSQHGGNAPRRVYLAGGGASLPYTREFFEEKLHLPVEIFNPLATVAVSKGLDTDRLQREAHLMGELVGLGLRGVGKAKINIDLVPSAVEQSRAAERRKPFLIAAAAIVIAGAGAYAGFQYMAATKAKDEARTMSDTKSEIEPVQRQIEGLLKKEAGLRKIADGYTDAEADRAFWNDAIGELRGALASDAVWVTQLVPLAGYNPLPPPNKEGAPKNLGLGTEVVKADFASAAYGTSSLVDIKVEAPAAGSTRGRAATPVAAPAGPKANAIRIRGLWRKNDQEQNIVSALVKHLRDNSAHFKFKAVDAAGKEVDLRDDQILKVTAIPEKDELALPFELYLPLSREVSIK, encoded by the coding sequence ATGGCTGACAACCAGACCACCGTCGCCCTCAACATCGGCTCCCAGAGGATCAGCGCCGCGATCTTCGAACCTTCGAAGAACGGCGGACTCATCCTCAAGAATTTCGATTCCGAATCCGTCCTCGCGGATCCAGGCAACGAGGCCATCCGTGCCTCCCAGACCCGCACCGCGATCGCCTCGCTCGTCCAGCGCCTGAAGCTCGGCAAGAGCAAGGTGCGCTACGCCATCTCCGGCCAGTCCGTCTTCACCCGCTTCGTCAAGCTGCCCCCGCTCCAGGAGGACAACATCGAGCAGCTTGTCACCTTCGAGGCCCAGCAGCACGTTCCCTTCCCGATCAACGAGGTCGTGTGGGACTACGAACTCCTCGAGAGCGCCGGTGAGAAGGAAGTGGTCATCGTCGCCATCAAGGGCGACGCGCTCGACGAGATCAATCGCACCGTCACCGACAGCGGCCTTTCGACCGCCGAGGTCGATGTCGCCCCGATGGCGCTCTACAACTCGTTCCGCGCCTCCTACGGCGATCTGGGCGAGCCGGTGCTGGTCATCGACATCGGCGCCAAGACCAGCAACCTCCTCTACATCGAGGGCGGCCGCTTCTTCACTCGCAGCATCGCCATCGGCGGCGTCGCGATCACTTCGGCGATCGCCAAGGAATACGGGGTCTCCTTCGCCGAGGCGGAGAATCAGAAGGTTTCCAATGGTCTCGTCGCCCTCGGTGGCGGTCACACCGAGCAACTCGATGAATCCGTGGCCGCGCTGGCCATGGCCATCCGCAACGCGCTGACCCGCCTGCCGGCCGAGATCGCCCGCACCACCAACTACTACCGCAGCCAGCACGGCGGCAATGCCCCGCGCCGCGTCTATCTCGCCGGTGGTGGTGCCAGCCTGCCTTACACCCGCGAGTTCTTCGAAGAGAAGCTTCACCTGCCGGTCGAGATCTTCAATCCGCTGGCGACCGTCGCCGTTTCCAAGGGCCTCGATACCGATCGCCTGCAGCGCGAAGCCCACCTGATGGGCGAGCTGGTCGGTCTCGGTCTCCGTGGCGTTGGCAAGGCCAAGATCAACATCGACCTCGTGCCGTCCGCCGTTGAGCAATCGCGCGCGGCGGAGCGCCGCAAGCCGTTCCTGATCGCCGCCGCGGCCATCGTGATCGCCGGTGCCGGGGCTTACGCCGGGTTCCAGTACATGGCCGCCACGAAGGCCAAGGACGAGGCCCGCACGATGAGCGACACCAAGAGCGAGATCGAACCGGTCCAGCGCCAGATCGAAGGCCTTCTCAAGAAGGAAGCCGGCCTGCGCAAGATCGCCGATGGCTACACCGACGCCGAGGCCGACCGAGCGTTCTGGAACGACGCGATCGGTGAACTCCGCGGTGCCCTCGCGAGCGATGCCGTGTGGGTTACCCAGTTGGTGCCGCTTGCAGGCTACAACCCGCTTCCGCCTCCGAACAAGGAAGGTGCGCCGAAGAACCTCGGTCTCGGCACCGAAGTGGTGAAGGCTGATTTCGCCAGCGCCGCCTACGGCACCTCCTCGCTGGTGGACATCAAGGTCGAGGCTCCGGCTGCCGGTTCCACTCGCGGCCGCGCCGCCACTCCGGTGGCCGCGCCCGCCGGTCCGAAGGCCAATGCCATCCGCATCCGCGGCCTCTGGCGCAAGAACGACCAGGAGCAGAACATCGTGTCCGCCCTAGTCAAACACCTGCGCGACAACTCCGCCCACTTCAAGTTCAAGGCCGTCGACGCGGCTGGCAAGGAAGTGGATCTCCGCGACGACCAGATTCTCAAGGTGACCGCGATCCCCGAGAAGGACGAGCTGGCGCTGCCCTTCGAACTCTACCTCCCGCTGTCCCGCGAGGTGTCCATCAAATAA
- a CDS encoding Amuc_1102 family pilus-like protein, translated as MRTSLGKTLFVGLALVGAAISSASAQVKATVGKITFDALPSPQVNSGKEKAFKPKDWLEAEAEMTFAGAGEAKKVGFVDQVTVKWYVAVKNPDGKGMVKLSKDITHINVPLDEAIYTSVYLSPTMLKRLTGHDRAGKQDVEVVGMEVLVNGVKVGEATSKMNPGWWTAPSLSDQSSKFPLLNKNETPFKMLWWDRYAEIEEKR; from the coding sequence ATGCGCACATCGCTCGGTAAAACCCTCTTTGTAGGCCTCGCCCTTGTTGGCGCGGCGATTTCCTCCGCCTCCGCCCAGGTGAAGGCGACGGTCGGCAAGATCACGTTCGACGCGCTGCCTTCCCCGCAGGTGAACTCGGGCAAGGAAAAGGCCTTCAAGCCGAAGGATTGGCTCGAAGCCGAAGCGGAAATGACCTTCGCCGGTGCCGGTGAAGCGAAGAAGGTCGGCTTCGTCGACCAGGTGACCGTGAAGTGGTACGTGGCGGTGAAGAATCCGGACGGCAAAGGCATGGTCAAGCTGAGCAAGGATATCACCCACATCAACGTGCCGCTCGACGAGGCGATCTACACCTCCGTGTATCTGTCCCCGACGATGCTGAAGCGTCTCACCGGCCACGACCGTGCCGGCAAGCAGGACGTCGAAGTGGTGGGCATGGAAGTGCTGGTCAACGGTGTGAAGGTGGGTGAAGCCACTTCCAAGATGAATCCGGGCTGGTGGACCGCGCCGAGCCTCTCCGACCAGAGCAGCAAGTTCCCGCTGCTCAACAAGAACGAGACCCCGTTCAAGATGCTCTGGTGGGACCGTTACGCGGAGATCGAGGAGAAGCGCTGA
- a CDS encoding ATP-dependent DNA helicase, whose protein sequence is MIAITEGQPMPGFAELVRDAFSNKGTLAKSRDFEFRPQQQELAVAVAEALLKAEPLVAEAGTGVGKSLAYLVPAAKFALETGRKAVISTHTINLQEQLVRKDIPIVRKLLGEELPAVLLKGRQNYLCPLRLKRAREQAADLFTSTESDELDRIHQWAESTRDGTLSGLDFQPTMKVWLQVCSEAHLCTARFCGPRGDCFFQEARKAAADAKLVVVNHTLFFALLNSGEEIEDKVPGFLFPNDFAVLDEAHTIEQVAAVQLGLRLSQSGLRFDLQRLHHPRTRKGLLRTFRKASALTAVEAAIEAADHFFHHLGDSARFGDFSKEFRVRQPELVPNSLAEPLRNLWQEIDALAADVENESTRSELQDASRRLREAHGAVSVFLDQANEDSVYWVERSGRDETQYSLHAAPVNVADKLRPLLFEKGKTAVLASATLGVGDPQLGWFRGRVGAENARALSIGSPFDFQRQMRVKIYKSIPDPGTPRYDQALADGIRDAVEASEGRAFVLFTSYRTMRDAAAKLETFFRRKGWRLLIQGEGLPRHRMIEEFRNDVHSVLFGTDSFWTGVDVPGESLSNVVVTRLPFAVPDHPLTASRLEAIEAAGGNPFMDYSVPEAILKLRQGVGRLIRTARDSGLVCILDNRILTKRYGKMFLNALPDAPVEVVG, encoded by the coding sequence ATGATCGCCATCACCGAGGGCCAGCCGATGCCTGGATTCGCCGAACTGGTGCGTGATGCGTTCTCCAACAAGGGCACGCTGGCGAAGTCCCGTGACTTCGAGTTCCGGCCCCAGCAGCAGGAACTGGCCGTGGCGGTGGCGGAGGCACTGCTCAAGGCGGAGCCGCTGGTGGCGGAGGCCGGCACCGGCGTCGGGAAATCCCTCGCCTACCTGGTGCCTGCCGCGAAGTTCGCCCTGGAGACCGGCCGCAAGGCGGTCATTTCCACCCACACCATCAACCTTCAGGAGCAGTTGGTCCGGAAGGACATCCCGATCGTCCGCAAGCTGTTGGGGGAGGAATTGCCCGCCGTGCTTCTCAAGGGCCGCCAGAACTACCTCTGCCCGCTGCGCCTGAAGCGCGCCCGCGAGCAGGCGGCCGACCTTTTCACCAGCACCGAGAGCGACGAACTGGACCGCATCCACCAGTGGGCGGAGTCCACCCGCGATGGCACGCTCAGCGGCCTCGATTTCCAACCGACCATGAAGGTCTGGCTCCAAGTGTGCAGCGAGGCGCACCTGTGCACGGCCCGTTTCTGCGGTCCGCGCGGCGATTGCTTCTTCCAGGAGGCGCGCAAGGCCGCCGCGGATGCGAAGCTGGTGGTGGTGAACCACACCCTGTTCTTCGCACTGCTGAACAGCGGCGAGGAAATCGAGGACAAGGTGCCTGGCTTCCTGTTTCCCAACGACTTCGCGGTGCTCGACGAGGCCCACACCATCGAGCAGGTGGCGGCGGTCCAGCTCGGCCTGCGGTTGTCTCAGTCCGGCCTGCGCTTCGATCTCCAGCGGCTCCACCACCCGCGGACGCGGAAGGGGCTGCTGCGCACGTTCCGGAAGGCCTCCGCCCTTACGGCGGTCGAGGCGGCCATTGAGGCGGCCGATCACTTTTTCCATCACCTCGGCGACTCCGCCCGCTTCGGGGATTTCTCGAAGGAGTTCCGCGTCCGCCAGCCCGAGTTGGTGCCGAACTCCCTCGCCGAACCGCTGCGGAATCTCTGGCAGGAAATCGACGCCCTCGCCGCGGACGTGGAGAACGAATCCACCCGCTCCGAGCTTCAGGACGCTTCCCGCCGCCTCCGCGAAGCCCACGGCGCGGTGTCCGTGTTCCTCGATCAGGCGAACGAGGACAGCGTCTACTGGGTGGAGCGCAGCGGTCGCGACGAGACCCAATACTCCCTCCATGCCGCGCCGGTGAACGTCGCGGACAAGTTGCGCCCGCTGTTGTTCGAGAAAGGGAAAACCGCGGTCCTGGCCAGCGCCACCCTCGGGGTCGGCGATCCCCAGCTCGGCTGGTTCCGCGGCCGGGTGGGGGCCGAAAACGCCCGCGCGCTCAGCATCGGCAGCCCGTTCGATTTCCAACGCCAGATGCGGGTGAAGATCTACAAGTCGATCCCGGATCCCGGCACGCCGCGTTACGATCAGGCGCTCGCCGATGGTATCCGCGACGCGGTGGAGGCCAGCGAGGGACGGGCGTTCGTGCTCTTCACCAGCTACCGCACGATGCGGGACGCTGCGGCGAAGCTGGAGACGTTCTTCCGCCGGAAAGGCTGGCGCTTGCTCATCCAGGGCGAGGGGCTGCCGCGCCACCGGATGATCGAGGAATTCCGGAACGACGTGCACAGCGTTCTGTTTGGCACCGATAGCTTCTGGACCGGGGTGGACGTGCCGGGGGAATCGCTCTCCAACGTCGTGGTCACCCGCCTGCCCTTCGCCGTGCCGGATCACCCGCTCACGGCCTCGCGGCTGGAGGCGATCGAGGCCGCGGGTGGCAATCCGTTCATGGACTACTCGGTGCCCGAGGCGATCCTGAAGCTCCGCCAGGGCGTCGGCCGCCTGATCCGCACCGCGCGGGACAGCGGCTTGGTCTGCATCCTCGACAACCGCATCCTGACCAAGCGCTACGGTAAGATGTTCCTCAACGCCCTGCCGGACGCTCCGGTGGAGGTGGTGGGTTAG